The following are encoded in a window of Mycobacterium vicinigordonae genomic DNA:
- a CDS encoding MlaD family protein translates to MPVITWRLRQRCALNERAAAVRSRRLGIVGVLAIVVALCATGLAYVNPTGQASYTANSSTSGGVRSGDEVRIAGIPVGRVTSVALRRTLVEIKFGVKRDVVIGSDSTLDIRLLTPLGGHYLALEPQGVIPLGHNVIPPQRVKTPFEGNDIIQAVTPFVRDVNGQVIHDTFAELANATNKYPNALRDILQSANQLTRSLTKMGGDFHRGMDFINDASAAFVSGRRQLMALLEQFALVGQRYTSKSVDIIEFFTLLGELSRIIDRVMAFYDRDLAPSINGIDDIVTALVAHPERVGKASEGLSQIVNVLMPMLRGDGVVVLDQRNQVLRAENLCLPNMVKRC, encoded by the coding sequence GTGCCGGTGATCACCTGGCGGCTTCGGCAGCGTTGCGCGCTGAACGAGCGCGCGGCAGCGGTGCGCAGTCGCCGCCTGGGCATCGTCGGTGTCCTTGCTATCGTCGTGGCGCTGTGCGCCACCGGACTGGCGTACGTCAACCCGACCGGCCAGGCCAGTTATACCGCGAATTCCAGTACTTCCGGAGGTGTGCGCAGCGGCGACGAGGTGCGCATCGCGGGGATTCCGGTGGGCAGGGTGACCAGCGTGGCGCTGCGTCGCACGCTTGTCGAGATCAAGTTTGGCGTCAAGCGTGACGTCGTGATCGGCTCGGACTCCACGCTGGACATCAGACTGCTGACACCGCTGGGCGGTCACTATCTCGCTCTCGAGCCACAGGGCGTTATCCCGCTGGGACACAATGTCATTCCCCCACAGCGGGTGAAGACGCCGTTCGAGGGCAACGACATAATCCAGGCGGTAACCCCGTTCGTCAGAGACGTCAACGGCCAAGTTATCCACGACACGTTCGCGGAGCTGGCCAACGCCACCAACAAGTACCCCAACGCGCTACGGGACATCCTGCAGTCCGCCAACCAGCTCACCCGATCGCTGACCAAGATGGGCGGCGACTTTCACCGCGGCATGGACTTCATCAATGACGCCAGCGCCGCCTTCGTCTCGGGGCGCCGACAGCTCATGGCCTTGCTGGAGCAGTTCGCCCTGGTGGGGCAGCGCTACACGTCGAAGTCGGTCGACATCATCGAGTTCTTCACGCTACTAGGCGAACTCTCCCGCATCATCGACCGGGTTATGGCGTTCTACGACCGTGACTTGGCGCCGTCCATCAACGGGATCGACGACATCGTCACCGCCCTGGTCGCACACCCCGAGCGAGTCGGCAAAGCCAGCGAAGGTCTGAGTCAAATCGTCAACGTGCTGATGCCGATGCTGCGGGGTGACGGTGTCGTGGTGCTCGATCAGCGCAACCAGGTACTGCGCGCTGAGAATCTCTGCCTGCCAAACATGGTTAAGCGGTGCTGA
- a CDS encoding MlaD family protein, with translation MRRLAKPAFWLTLFTAVATICAILLLTALRSPVRGPVLHYAATFTDVSGLDVGNDVRISGVEVGKVEAVRLDGRTARVDFTVLDAHPVYRNTIAAVRYQNLLGQRYVELVQTSAPGERLPAGSVIAVGQTLPSFDITKLFNGFRPVFQTLDAAQLNQFGENLLRLIQGDDTGIGPVLRDLDAISKYAVNRQAVIKVLLGNLSELSKDLGGKSRQLFHLIDSLNDALDTFTARAEDFRTSIDIELPMMRSLVQVLQSAERGLDASTSPLYGLATRLFPQTPAVIAGLSLTPTLIQGLRDSVADDERPAFTCTDGEVHLPVIGDVSFAQQSLVVCR, from the coding sequence ATGAGAAGGCTTGCCAAACCTGCGTTTTGGCTGACGCTCTTCACAGCGGTGGCCACCATATGCGCGATTCTACTGCTCACCGCGTTGCGCAGTCCGGTCCGCGGCCCGGTCTTGCACTACGCAGCGACATTCACCGACGTCTCCGGTCTGGATGTGGGCAACGACGTCCGCATCTCCGGGGTGGAGGTCGGCAAAGTGGAGGCCGTCCGGCTTGACGGCCGCACCGCGCGAGTCGATTTCACCGTCCTTGACGCACATCCGGTCTACCGCAACACGATCGCGGCGGTGCGGTATCAGAACCTGTTGGGGCAGCGCTATGTGGAGTTGGTACAAACCTCGGCTCCGGGCGAGCGGCTGCCGGCCGGGTCGGTGATTGCGGTCGGTCAAACGTTGCCGTCCTTTGACATCACGAAGCTGTTCAACGGGTTTCGCCCGGTATTTCAGACTCTGGATGCCGCCCAGCTCAACCAGTTCGGGGAGAACCTGCTGCGGCTGATTCAAGGTGATGACACCGGAATAGGCCCGGTACTAAGGGATCTGGATGCCATCTCCAAGTACGCGGTGAACCGCCAGGCGGTCATCAAGGTGTTGCTGGGCAACCTCAGTGAACTGTCGAAAGACCTCGGCGGCAAGTCGCGACAACTCTTCCACCTGATCGATTCGCTCAACGATGCACTGGACACCTTCACGGCCAGAGCCGAGGACTTCCGCACCTCGATCGACATCGAGCTGCCGATGATGCGCAGCCTCGTTCAGGTGCTGCAGTCCGCCGAGCGCGGCTTGGATGCCTCGACGTCGCCGCTGTACGGCCTGGCGACCCGGTTGTTTCCACAGACGCCTGCGGTGATCGCCGGTCTGTCGTTGACACCAACCCTGATCCAAGGCTTGCGTGATTCGGTCGCGGACGACGAGCGCCCAGCATTCACCTGCACCGATGGCGAAGTCCACCTACCGGTCATCGGCGATGTGTCCTTCGCGCAGCAGAGTTTGGTGGTGTGCCGGTGA
- a CDS encoding MlaD family protein, translating to MTFRDLAERGSTARALRLRGLIVVATLVAVAAMLNQTAEGTFGETFELTVVANTIGEGLAPGAEVKFHGLSIGAVKKLESVGYNRQRMTVVLDPRQARALTTDTKARFTSSNVFGTAAVELVSAGSGPPLKPNQTLVMSDDVQAASITGLLRQGQKLTRNFDTPEFDHVIAVLRRHADIVEPLARAGSDLARIIADTETMPVAQSLSVLASFVGGLGDVLPVVGLTTNLLDGLDPLTAPDAVERTNRVFAQTGQLLADVGQISAQHSTWIVQLVNAIMNIGIPVSFAAGSLAPAYDRMSGLLDRADSALTVVDGQVRLRTEVILDGGTGR from the coding sequence ATGACATTTCGTGATCTCGCCGAGCGGGGAAGCACCGCCCGCGCGCTACGTCTCCGGGGCTTGATCGTGGTGGCAACGCTGGTAGCGGTTGCGGCAATGTTGAACCAGACGGCGGAGGGTACGTTCGGCGAGACCTTTGAGTTGACGGTCGTGGCGAACACAATCGGTGAAGGTCTGGCGCCGGGTGCAGAGGTCAAGTTCCACGGGCTGTCCATCGGCGCGGTCAAGAAGTTGGAATCGGTGGGGTACAACCGCCAACGGATGACGGTGGTGCTCGACCCCCGCCAGGCCCGGGCGCTGACCACCGACACCAAGGCCCGGTTCACCTCGTCGAACGTATTCGGCACGGCCGCGGTTGAACTCGTCAGTGCGGGCAGCGGCCCACCGCTGAAACCCAATCAAACTTTGGTGATGAGCGACGACGTGCAGGCGGCCTCCATAACCGGACTGCTGCGGCAGGGACAGAAACTGACCCGAAACTTCGACACCCCAGAGTTCGATCATGTCATCGCGGTGCTGCGCCGGCATGCCGACATCGTCGAACCGTTGGCCCGGGCCGGGTCCGATCTGGCCAGGATCATCGCCGACACCGAGACGATGCCTGTCGCGCAATCACTTTCGGTGCTGGCGTCGTTCGTCGGTGGCCTGGGTGACGTGCTGCCCGTCGTTGGACTGACCACCAACCTCCTCGACGGGCTGGACCCGTTGACGGCACCGGATGCGGTGGAACGCACCAACCGAGTCTTCGCCCAAACCGGACAGTTGCTGGCCGATGTCGGCCAGATATCCGCCCAGCACAGCACCTGGATCGTCCAGTTGGTCAATGCGATCATGAACATCGGCATACCCGTCTCCTTCGCCGCAGGCAGCCTAGCTCCCGCCTACGACCGGATGTCGGGGCTGCTCGACCGTGCGGACAGTGCCCTCACGGTGGTCGACGGGCAGGTCCGGCTACGCACCGAGGTGATCCTGGACGGCGGGACCGGCCGATGA
- a CDS encoding MlaE family ABC transporter permease, protein MSTAAPSRYRPQGLVARLSLAAADRGLTLLERLGHQATFLIEVLGAIPRTGGRYRRNVGAILVDMMWGNGALIVGGGTVGVLVFMGAAIGASVGIEGYAALDMVGMGPLTGFISAYANTREMAPMIAAIGFGAQAGTRMTAEIGSMRISEEIDALEVQGIQSIPFVVTPRVIAGVITIIPLYLMSLVLSYVFCALVVNVVHRQSSGTYNHYFDAFIQPSDVLLSIVKAAVFVLLIVVIHCYEGYYAAGGPEGVGRASGRAIRASLICVVVADMVLTLVFWGNNSGLRLSG, encoded by the coding sequence GTGAGTACGGCGGCACCGTCTCGGTATCGGCCGCAAGGATTGGTGGCGCGGCTGTCCCTCGCTGCGGCCGACCGGGGGCTGACACTGCTCGAGCGGTTAGGGCACCAGGCCACCTTCTTGATCGAGGTGCTCGGCGCGATACCGCGCACCGGCGGCCGCTACCGGCGCAACGTTGGGGCGATCCTAGTCGACATGATGTGGGGCAACGGAGCATTGATCGTCGGTGGTGGAACCGTGGGGGTGCTGGTGTTCATGGGCGCCGCAATCGGCGCATCGGTTGGCATCGAGGGCTACGCCGCTCTGGACATGGTCGGTATGGGGCCGCTGACCGGATTCATCTCCGCGTACGCGAATACCCGCGAGATGGCTCCGATGATCGCAGCGATCGGATTCGGCGCTCAGGCCGGCACCAGGATGACCGCCGAGATCGGCTCCATGCGTATCTCCGAGGAGATCGATGCCCTCGAAGTACAAGGGATTCAGTCGATTCCGTTCGTGGTGACGCCGCGCGTGATAGCCGGCGTCATCACCATCATCCCGCTCTACCTGATGTCGCTGGTGCTGAGCTATGTCTTCTGCGCGCTGGTGGTCAACGTGGTGCACCGGCAGTCGTCGGGCACCTACAACCATTATTTTGACGCGTTCATTCAGCCCTCCGACGTGCTGCTCTCGATCGTCAAGGCCGCAGTCTTCGTCCTGCTCATCGTGGTAATCCATTGCTACGAAGGCTATTACGCCGCGGGCGGACCCGAAGGCGTCGGGCGCGCCTCCGGTCGCGCGATCCGGGCCAGTCTGATCTGCGTCGTTGTTGCCGACATGGTGCTCACGCTGGTGTTCTGGGGCAACAATTCGGGACTACGGTTGTCGGGGTAG
- a CDS encoding MlaE family ABC transporter permease, which produces MTAVRGSAGRPAGVVVKWLRCALAKADGSLQTLGRFFDLAVQTTVYMITDLFRLRHPWRDTLSQAAFIVSVTAIPALLISIPFGVIVAVQVGSLIQQVGATSISGAAGGLGVIRQAAPIVCALLLGGAAGAAVTTDLGARSIRDEVDALRVMGIDPVQRLVTPRLAAMLLVAPLLCVFIVFMGLAAGYVINVGYQSGTPGSYIASFGSFATVADLVVALLKTWLFGVIVTLISCQRGLEARGGPRGVADAVNAAVVVGVVAVFLLNLVITEFVTVFMPTKVG; this is translated from the coding sequence GTGACGGCGGTGCGCGGCAGCGCGGGGCGGCCGGCCGGCGTCGTCGTCAAATGGTTGCGATGCGCGCTTGCAAAGGCCGACGGTTCGTTGCAGACCCTGGGCCGCTTCTTCGACTTGGCCGTGCAGACAACCGTCTACATGATCACCGACCTATTCCGGCTGCGTCATCCGTGGCGGGACACCCTGAGCCAGGCGGCGTTCATCGTCAGCGTCACCGCGATTCCCGCGCTGCTCATCTCCATTCCGTTCGGGGTCATCGTCGCCGTCCAGGTGGGCAGCCTGATCCAGCAAGTCGGCGCGACGTCGATCTCCGGTGCGGCGGGCGGACTCGGCGTGATCCGGCAGGCCGCGCCGATCGTCTGCGCGCTGTTACTCGGCGGTGCGGCGGGTGCGGCGGTCACCACCGACCTGGGCGCGCGCAGCATCCGCGACGAGGTCGACGCGCTGCGCGTGATGGGGATCGATCCGGTGCAACGGCTCGTCACGCCGCGCCTGGCCGCGATGCTGCTGGTGGCGCCGCTGCTGTGCGTCTTCATCGTCTTCATGGGACTGGCCGCGGGTTACGTGATCAATGTCGGTTACCAGTCCGGCACACCGGGCAGCTACATCGCCTCGTTCGGATCGTTCGCCACTGTCGCCGATCTCGTTGTGGCGCTGCTCAAGACATGGTTGTTCGGGGTGATCGTCACGCTGATCTCCTGCCAGCGCGGTCTCGAGGCTCGCGGTGGCCCGCGTGGCGTCGCCGACGCAGTCAACGCGGCCGTAGTGGTCGGCGTGGTCGCGGTGTTTCTGCTCAACCTGGTGATCACCGAATTCGTCACTGTGTTCATGCCGACGAAGGTGGGCTGA
- a CDS encoding GMC oxidoreductase codes for MVQTAAELATPLGALRSEYDVLVVGSGYGGAITAARLGVANARAGGKLDIAVLERGAEHPTGTFPETEKAAAAELRSPLNPLGLIELERFKTIDVIHANGLGGTSLINFNVAIVPDREVFLASWPREFQQLVDQEPNGLGGLEEYFARARLMLAAVPYAENVPLRRVEAFTQIAKNAGAQLQLLDITVSTEDRVTKYGVLRRRCPNHGGDGTGDNTGSKNTLMTNYLPMAAHFGVELYAGIEAQRIEPTDDGRWRVITRRTGEKGKESAVVARRVVVSAGTLGSNGILLRSAQAGLQLSTRLGKNFSGNGDNFGIAYNTDMRTDTQSWASTDGPPRSLLACGPSITAAMRFGADQSDLRKRFTVQDLSLPHALIDSFRLGLMGLAATSYRDYRKAKLDRWRRDITFNTDGAMNHSLGFLIMVHDNSDGELVLRKNGTVKVDWPGAPTERVYKDVDVVMRSAVAAIGGTYIKNPRWDKRFLGKHLITAHPMGGCVTADNVDAGVVDHAGRIFRPDGGTYDGLYVCDASVIPRAIGVNPFLTISMFAEHTAELMREELDLPGYDPAVEADDRA; via the coding sequence ATGGTGCAGACAGCAGCGGAGTTGGCGACACCACTAGGTGCGTTGCGTAGCGAGTACGACGTGCTGGTCGTCGGCTCCGGGTACGGCGGGGCTATCACCGCCGCGCGGCTCGGTGTGGCCAATGCGCGCGCTGGCGGCAAGCTGGACATCGCGGTGCTCGAACGTGGTGCCGAGCATCCGACCGGAACTTTCCCGGAGACCGAGAAGGCGGCGGCGGCCGAACTTCGCTCGCCGTTGAATCCGCTCGGACTTATCGAGCTGGAGCGCTTCAAGACCATCGACGTCATCCACGCGAACGGTCTGGGCGGCACCTCGCTGATCAACTTCAATGTCGCGATCGTGCCGGACCGGGAAGTGTTCCTGGCGTCGTGGCCGCGGGAGTTCCAGCAGCTGGTGGATCAGGAACCCAACGGCCTGGGCGGCCTGGAGGAATACTTTGCGCGGGCCAGGCTCATGCTCGCCGCCGTACCCTACGCCGAGAACGTGCCGCTGCGCCGGGTCGAGGCATTCACCCAGATCGCCAAGAACGCCGGCGCCCAGCTGCAGCTGCTCGACATCACGGTCAGCACCGAGGACCGGGTTACCAAGTACGGCGTGCTGCGGCGGCGCTGCCCCAATCACGGGGGCGATGGCACTGGCGACAACACCGGTTCGAAGAACACCTTGATGACCAACTACCTGCCGATGGCCGCGCATTTCGGGGTGGAGTTGTACGCGGGAATCGAGGCGCAGCGGATCGAGCCGACCGACGACGGCCGATGGCGGGTGATCACCCGTCGCACCGGCGAGAAGGGCAAAGAATCCGCGGTCGTCGCGCGGCGGGTGGTGGTGTCGGCCGGCACACTTGGCAGCAATGGAATCCTGCTGCGCTCCGCCCAGGCCGGGCTGCAGCTGTCGACGCGGCTGGGCAAGAACTTCAGCGGCAACGGCGACAACTTCGGCATCGCCTACAACACCGACATGCGGACCGACACCCAGTCGTGGGCGAGCACTGACGGGCCGCCGCGTTCGCTGCTGGCCTGCGGGCCGAGTATTACGGCGGCGATGCGTTTCGGCGCCGACCAGTCCGACCTGCGCAAACGATTCACCGTGCAGGATCTGTCGCTACCGCACGCGTTGATCGACAGCTTCCGGCTCGGGTTGATGGGCCTGGCTGCCACCAGCTACCGCGACTACCGCAAGGCCAAGCTGGACCGGTGGCGCCGCGACATCACGTTCAACACCGACGGCGCGATGAACCACTCGCTCGGGTTCTTGATCATGGTGCACGACAACTCCGACGGAGAGCTGGTGCTGCGCAAGAACGGCACGGTCAAGGTCGACTGGCCGGGCGCGCCTACCGAGCGGGTCTACAAGGACGTGGATGTCGTCATGCGGTCGGCAGTGGCGGCGATCGGCGGCACGTATATCAAGAACCCGCGCTGGGACAAGCGCTTCCTGGGCAAGCACCTGATCACGGCGCACCCGATGGGTGGCTGCGTCACCGCCGACAACGTCGACGCGGGAGTGGTCGACCACGCCGGGCGGATCTTCCGACCCGACGGCGGCACCTACGACGGGCTGTACGTCTGCGATGCGTCGGTGATCCCACGCGCGATCGGGGTCAACCCCTTCCTGACCATCTCGATGTTCGCCGAGCACACCGCGGAGCTGATGCGCGAAGAGCTGGACCTGCCCGGCTACGACCCGGCCGTCGAAGCCGACGACCGGGCCTGA
- the hsaB gene encoding 3-hydroxy-9,10-secoandrosta-1,3,5(10)-triene-9,17-dione monooxygenase reductase subunit, whose amino-acid sequence MTAPQIDPRAFRNVLGQFCTGITIITTVHGDVPVGFACQSFAALSLEPPLVLFCPTKVSRSWQAIEASGRFCVNMLTEAQQHVSARFGSREPDKFAGIDWHPSELGSPIIDGSLAHIDCTVASVHDGGDHFVVFGAVQSLSEAPKIKPRPLLFYRGEYTGIEPDKNTPAQWRDDLEAFLTTTTDDTWL is encoded by the coding sequence ATGACCGCCCCGCAGATCGACCCGCGCGCGTTCCGCAACGTGCTGGGTCAGTTCTGCACCGGAATCACCATCATCACCACCGTGCACGGCGACGTGCCGGTGGGCTTCGCCTGCCAGTCGTTCGCGGCGTTGTCGCTGGAGCCGCCGCTGGTGTTGTTCTGCCCGACTAAGGTGTCGCGGTCCTGGCAGGCGATCGAGGCCAGCGGTCGGTTCTGCGTGAACATGCTGACCGAGGCGCAGCAACACGTCTCGGCCCGCTTCGGCTCCAGAGAGCCCGACAAGTTCGCTGGAATCGACTGGCACCCTTCGGAACTGGGCTCACCGATCATCGACGGCTCACTGGCCCACATCGACTGCACGGTGGCGTCGGTGCACGACGGTGGGGACCACTTCGTGGTGTTCGGCGCGGTCCAGTCGCTCTCGGAGGCGCCCAAGATCAAACCGCGGCCGCTGTTGTTCTACCGCGGCGAATACACCGGAATCGAACCGGACAAGAACACGCCGGCCCAGTGGCGCGACGACCTGGAGGCGTTTCTGACCACCACTACCGACGACACCTGGCTCTAA
- the hsaC gene encoding iron-dependent extradiol dioxygenase HsaC produces MSIRSLGYLRIEATDMAAWREYGLKVLGMVEGKGATEGALYLRMDDFPARLVIVPGEQDRLIEAGWECANAAGLQEIRNRLDIEGTPYKEATAAELADRRVDEMIRFSDPSGNCLEVFHGAALEHRRVVSPYGHRFVTAEQGLGHVVLTTRDDAETLHFYRDVLDFKLRDSMRLPPQVVGRPADGPPAWLRFLGCNPRHHSLAFMPGQTPSGIVHLMVEVGEADDVGLCLDRALRKKVPMSATLGRHVNDLMLSFYMKTPGGFDVEFGCEGRQVEDDDWIARESTAISLWGHDFSVGFKG; encoded by the coding sequence ATGAGCATCCGGTCGTTGGGTTACCTGCGCATCGAGGCCACCGACATGGCCGCCTGGCGCGAATACGGCCTGAAAGTGCTCGGCATGGTCGAGGGCAAAGGCGCCACCGAAGGCGCCCTCTATCTGCGGATGGACGACTTCCCGGCCCGGTTGGTGATCGTCCCGGGCGAGCAGGACCGCCTCATCGAAGCCGGCTGGGAATGCGCGAATGCCGCTGGGCTGCAGGAGATTCGGAACCGCCTCGACATCGAGGGCACGCCGTACAAAGAGGCCACCGCGGCCGAACTGGCCGACCGCCGCGTCGATGAGATGATCCGGTTCTCCGACCCGTCCGGCAACTGCCTGGAGGTCTTCCACGGCGCCGCTTTGGAACACCGCCGAGTGGTCAGCCCGTACGGCCATAGGTTCGTCACCGCCGAGCAGGGGCTTGGTCATGTGGTGCTGACCACCCGCGACGACGCGGAGACGTTGCACTTCTATCGGGATGTCTTGGATTTCAAGCTGCGTGACTCGATGCGGCTGCCGCCGCAGGTGGTTGGCCGGCCGGCCGACGGCCCGCCGGCTTGGTTGCGGTTCCTGGGCTGCAATCCCCGTCACCACAGTCTCGCGTTCATGCCCGGACAGACCCCAAGCGGAATCGTGCACTTGATGGTCGAGGTGGGCGAAGCCGACGACGTCGGGTTGTGCCTGGATCGGGCGCTGCGAAAGAAGGTGCCCATGTCGGCGACGCTGGGCCGCCACGTCAATGACCTAATGCTGTCCTTCTACATGAAAACTCCCGGCGGATTTGATGTCGAGTTCGGTTGTGAGGGACGACAAGTCGAGGACGACGACTGGATCGCCCGAGAGAGCACGGCGATCAGTCTGTGGGGGCACGACTTCAGCGTCGGTTTCAAGGGTTAA
- the hsaD gene encoding 4,5:9,10-diseco-3-hydroxy-5,9,17-trioxoandrosta-1(10),2-diene-4-oate hydrolase, which translates to MTSTKELTFESTSRFAEVDVDGPLKLHYHEAGEGNPQTVVLLHGGGPGASSWSNFSRNIAVLAQQFHVLAVDQPGYGHSDKRAEHGQFNRYAARALKGLFDQIGLKRVPLVGNSLGGGTAVRFALDYPELAGKLVLMGPGGLSVNLFAPDPTEGVKRLGKFSVEPTRENLEAFLRVMVYDQKLITPELIDQRFELASTPESLTATRAMGMSFSGADFELGMMWREVYRLRQPVLLIWGREDRVNPLDGALVALKTIPRAQLHVFGQCGHWAQVEKFDEFNNLTIDFLGGAR; encoded by the coding sequence ATGACCAGCACGAAGGAGCTCACGTTCGAATCGACTTCGCGCTTCGCGGAAGTCGACGTGGACGGACCGCTGAAGCTGCATTATCACGAGGCGGGTGAAGGCAACCCGCAAACGGTGGTGCTGCTGCACGGCGGTGGACCCGGGGCGTCGAGTTGGTCGAACTTCTCGCGCAACATTGCGGTCCTTGCTCAGCAGTTTCACGTGCTGGCCGTCGACCAGCCCGGCTACGGGCACTCCGACAAGCGCGCCGAGCACGGGCAGTTCAACCGCTACGCGGCCCGGGCGCTCAAGGGCCTGTTCGACCAGATCGGCCTCAAACGTGTTCCGCTGGTTGGCAATTCGTTGGGTGGTGGAACCGCCGTGCGGTTCGCGCTGGACTATCCTGAGCTGGCCGGCAAGCTGGTGCTGATGGGCCCGGGTGGGTTGAGTGTCAACCTGTTTGCGCCCGACCCCACCGAAGGGGTGAAGCGGCTGGGCAAGTTCTCCGTGGAACCCACCCGGGAGAACCTCGAGGCTTTTCTGCGGGTAATGGTGTACGACCAGAAGTTGATCACCCCCGAGTTGATCGACCAGCGATTCGAGCTGGCCAGTACGCCGGAGTCGCTGACCGCCACCCGAGCGATGGGAATGTCGTTCTCCGGCGCCGATTTCGAGCTCGGCATGATGTGGCGCGAGGTGTATAGGCTGCGCCAGCCGGTGCTGTTGATCTGGGGCCGGGAGGACCGGGTCAACCCACTCGACGGCGCACTCGTGGCGCTCAAGACCATTCCCCGCGCGCAGCTGCACGTGTTCGGGCAGTGCGGACATTGGGCTCAGGTGGAGAAGTTCGACGAGTTCAACAACCTGACCATCGATTTCCTGGGAGGTGCCAGATGA
- the hsaA gene encoding 3-hydroxy-9,10-secoandrosta-1,3,5(10)-triene-9,17-dione monooxygenase oxygenase subunit, giving the protein MTTIQQRDAQQVLAAVDDLLPRIRERAQQTEDLRRLPEESVAELDEAGFFTLLQPEQWGGLQCDPALFYEAVRRIASACGSTGWVSSILGVHNWHLALFDQQAQEEVWGEDTKTRISSSYAPMGAGVVVDGGYLVNGSWNWSSGCDHATWAFLGGPVIKDGRPVDFGSFLIPISDYRIDDVWHVVGLKGTGSNTVVVKDVFVPRHRFLSYKAMNDGTAGGYQRNTAPVYKMPWGTMHPTTISAPIVGMAYGAYAAHVEHQGKRVRAAFAGEKAKDDPFAKIRIAEAASDIDAAWRQLRGNVADEYALLSAGKEIPFELRARARRDQVRATGRAIASIDRLFEASGATALGIDQPVQRFWRDAHAGRVHAANDPERAYVIFGNNEFGLPPGDTMV; this is encoded by the coding sequence GTGACCACCATTCAACAGCGTGATGCGCAGCAGGTGTTAGCTGCCGTCGACGATCTGCTCCCGCGGATTCGCGAACGTGCGCAACAGACGGAAGACCTCCGCCGGCTGCCGGAAGAGTCGGTGGCCGAACTCGACGAGGCGGGCTTCTTCACGCTGTTACAGCCCGAACAGTGGGGCGGTCTGCAGTGCGATCCCGCGCTGTTCTACGAAGCGGTGCGGCGGATCGCCAGCGCCTGTGGCTCGACCGGCTGGGTGAGTTCGATCCTGGGCGTGCACAACTGGCACCTCGCATTGTTCGACCAGCAGGCCCAGGAAGAGGTCTGGGGCGAGGACACCAAGACGCGCATCTCCTCGTCATACGCCCCGATGGGTGCCGGTGTGGTGGTCGACGGCGGCTACCTGGTCAACGGTTCCTGGAACTGGTCCTCGGGTTGCGACCACGCCACATGGGCTTTCCTGGGCGGCCCGGTCATCAAGGACGGCCGGCCGGTGGACTTCGGCAGCTTCCTGATCCCGATCAGCGACTACCGCATCGACGACGTCTGGCACGTGGTCGGGTTGAAGGGCACCGGCAGCAACACCGTCGTAGTCAAAGATGTGTTCGTGCCCCGGCACCGGTTCCTGTCCTATAAGGCGATGAACGACGGCACCGCAGGGGGTTATCAGCGCAACACCGCGCCTGTTTACAAAATGCCCTGGGGCACAATGCATCCCACTACAATCTCGGCGCCGATCGTCGGCATGGCCTACGGCGCCTATGCCGCGCACGTCGAGCACCAAGGCAAGCGGGTGCGGGCCGCGTTCGCCGGCGAAAAGGCCAAGGACGACCCGTTCGCCAAGATCCGCATTGCCGAGGCGGCCAGCGACATCGACGCCGCGTGGCGTCAGCTGCGCGGCAACGTCGCCGACGAATACGCGCTGTTGTCGGCAGGCAAGGAGATTCCGTTCGAGTTGCGGGCCCGCGCCCGCCGCGACCAGGTGCGCGCCACCGGCCGCGCGATCGCGTCGATCGACCGGCTCTTCGAGGCGTCGGGTGCTACCGCGCTCGGCATCGACCAACCGGTGCAGCGGTTCTGGCGCGACGCTCACGCCGGCCGGGTGCACGCGGCCAATGATCCCGAGCGGGCGTACGTGATCTTCGGCAACAACGAGTTCGGGTTGCCGCCCGGCGACACCATGGTCTGA